The Vicia villosa cultivar HV-30 ecotype Madison, WI linkage group LG1, Vvil1.0, whole genome shotgun sequence genome includes a region encoding these proteins:
- the LOC131614980 gene encoding sm-like protein LSM4 isoform X1, which produces MLPLSLLKTAQGHPMLVELKNGETYNGHLVNCDTWMNIHLREVICTSKDGDRFWRMPECYIRGNTIKYLRVPDEVIDKVQEETKSRTDRKPPGVGRGRGRGREDGAPGRQVKGVGRGFEEGGARGAGGGRGRGGPGGRPGGNRGAGRGRG; this is translated from the exons ATG CTCCCACTTTCCCTTCTCAAGACCGCTCAAGGCCACCCCATG TTGGTTGAACTCAAAAATGGGGAGACTTATAACGGCCATTTGgttaattgtgatacatggatgAACATCCATCTCCGAGAAGTCATTTGTACCTCTAAA GATGGAGATAGATTTTGGCGTATGCCTGAATGCTATATTCGGGGGAATACCATTAAGTACCTTCGAGTTCCTGATGAG GTTATTGACAAAGTCCAGGAAGAAACTAAGAGTCGCACTG ATCGAAAGCCACCTGGTGTGGGACGTGGAAGGGGAAGAGGTAGGGAGGATGGTGCTCCTGGACGTCAAGTAAAAGGAGTTGGACGAGGCTTTGAAGAAGGTGGTGCTAGGGGGGCTGGAGGAGGCCGAGGAAGGGGTGGCCCAGGTGGAAGGCCTGGTGGAAACAGAG GTGCAGGGCGAGGTAGAGGTTGA
- the LOC131614980 gene encoding probable U6 snRNA-associated Sm-like protein LSm4 isoform X2 gives MLPLSLLKTAQGHPMLVELKNGETYNGHLVNCDTWMNIHLREVICTSKDGDRFWRMPECYIRGNTIKYLRVPDEVIDKVQEETKSRTDRKPPGVGRGRGRGREDGAPGRQVKGVGRGFEEGGARGAGGGRGRGGPGGRPGGNRGRGRG, from the exons ATG CTCCCACTTTCCCTTCTCAAGACCGCTCAAGGCCACCCCATG TTGGTTGAACTCAAAAATGGGGAGACTTATAACGGCCATTTGgttaattgtgatacatggatgAACATCCATCTCCGAGAAGTCATTTGTACCTCTAAA GATGGAGATAGATTTTGGCGTATGCCTGAATGCTATATTCGGGGGAATACCATTAAGTACCTTCGAGTTCCTGATGAG GTTATTGACAAAGTCCAGGAAGAAACTAAGAGTCGCACTG ATCGAAAGCCACCTGGTGTGGGACGTGGAAGGGGAAGAGGTAGGGAGGATGGTGCTCCTGGACGTCAAGTAAAAGGAGTTGGACGAGGCTTTGAAGAAGGTGGTGCTAGGGGGGCTGGAGGAGGCCGAGGAAGGGGTGGCCCAGGTGGAAGGCCTGGTGGAAACAGAG GGCGAGGTAGAGGTTGA